In Euphorbia lathyris chromosome 10, ddEupLath1.1, whole genome shotgun sequence, the DNA window ATTTTCCTACAACAGATCCCAAGAGAATACCTTGTTATCccatctgtttttctttttaagtttttatttcCTTGTTCAGTGCTTAGCCTTGCATTATTTTGCGTTCCATTGTTTAATTTGTATTCTAACTTAGATTGTTGTTTTATAAATCTGTTCTAGTTTTGAACTTTTTATTAGATGTTATTGCAGAGTTCATACCAGATGGGTTCTGTGGCTTTTACTAAAAGAGTGATGCTCAACTAGAGCATCCAACCCAAATAACTGTCAGTGTGATTCAGTCACATAGCATTTTACTATTGTTGGGCGTGTTGAAAGGATGAGGTTTCTCCCTCACACTTATCAACCAAACACCCAGTTCTCCAcaaccaacaacaacaacaaaggcttagtcccgaaatgattcggggtcggctaacatgaaccattatataaaaccgtgaaatcaagtcgtgtcagcgacacaaattcgcttaggtcttcccctacccagTTTTCCACAACCGATGTGGAAAAACCCAACAGCTATTTGATCTAGTGCCAATGTGTTGTCTTACCTTTCAAGTTCTGTTAAGGCAGAATGGATTGACCCTCATTTCATAATTCTTTTGTCAGTAGGTATACAACCTACGTATTCAGAAAAAAGTATGGAAGTGTGCTCTTAACTATTTATCCTAATTTTGGAACAATTCTATGATCAGGCATATGAAAGGAGAAGGAAACTTGTGGGAGGAAGCAGGGCCCAAGAAATTGAGAGTCCAACGCCCCACACGTATCGGGTTGGCAACTCCTCTGAATCATCATCGCCAGGTGCTCATTTCGAGCACAGTAACATGAAGACTCCAGCTCCAAGAACTGCATTGAAGCGCTGCCCTACTACTGtgggaaaagtgtcaaaaattctGCTTGCTGTTACAAATAAAGCCTCGGGAGATTCAGAGTTTTTAACACCTCAGAAAAAGCTCTTGAACTCAATTGACACAGTTGAGAAAGAAGTGATGCAGGAATTGCAGAAACTACAGAGGACTTCAAGCGCTAAAAGGgcagaaagagagaaaaaggtcCGAACTCTCATGTCATTGCGGTAATTGATCATCTTCTGAtgatatttctattttttttttcccagaATGACAAATAGTAGTAGTTAGGAAACCATAGGAGATATGGGCCTAAATTTCATCTACTGGTGAAGCAAAGATGGATTGATCATCTACTGGTGATATATTTGTGCATTGAGATGGATCATCTGCTGATGATACAGGAGAGTGTTGAACTTGAATTAGAGAAAGAGGGCTCTCAATTTTGTTGATAGCATACTATATTGGA includes these proteins:
- the LOC136208425 gene encoding protein POLYCHOME-like; amino-acid sequence: MAESRDRLSRPIDIASLYARSRFGTPGIYQDQPDLERLLNPPIRRPIATSPVVPRRGGLGTPRVQAGTGRNMFRTPATDRENMPIGSASRGTRNGRGRASNRVLPYRYPRTPLRDITAIVRAYERRRKLVGGSRAQEIESPTPHTYRVGNSSESSSPGAHFEHSNMKTPAPRTALKRCPTTVGKVSKILLAVTNKASGDSEFLTPQKKLLNSIDTVEKEVMQELQKLQRTSSAKRAEREKKVRTLMSLR